The region AGGATGACCTGCTTCCCATGGACCTTGGCACATTCTACAGAGAGTTCCAGAACCCCCCACAGCTCGCCAGCCTCACTATTGATGTCAGTTCTCAGTCCATGGCAGAAGACCTGGTGAGATGAGACACACTTCTGACTTCCAAAGAGAGATGGTTTCTGTTTTGTTGCCAGGTGGGGTGGGGGTGTTGGGGTCTCCTTGTGTATGAAGTGGTCCTGTTGGAATTTAAATGATTGACGGATAGTAGTGAGAGGGGAACATAGTAGTTACCATTATACGATTTACTGTGTGTTTGAATGTATATTTTCTGTGGTGCTTTTTAGTCTAATTAATCAATATCTTAGTCATCATGTGTTTGTAATGATGTTGTTCATTTTCCCAACAGGACTCTCTTCCCGAAAAACTTGCAGTATACGAGAAGAACATTGATGAATTTGATGCATTTGTGGACACATTGCAGTAGGGATAGAAATAGATCCACTGGCTGCAATGACAAATTATCCCATTTAGTCCATCTGCAAGGTCCTGTTGTCTTTCGAGCTTGTTTGCATTCAGTCTGTGTATGCCTCTGCTTTCTTCTCTAGATTTGAAATTCCACATTGATTTGTAATCAGAATGTTCCTCTTCAAACCTCACTGGTTGATGTATTGTAGAGTAAGAGAGCCTGTACCCAACAGAAGACATGTGAGAAACTACATTTGCTCTAGTGTTGAGCAGACTGTCATAGTGTAAATACCAAATCCCCTCTCACCTTGCTGTTATAGAACTTAACACACAATAAGAAAACATTCAGTTCATGAAAGCGATTTTGTCTAAATAATGTCAGGAGGCATTGTATTATTGCTGTCCCGTGTGACACGGAGAACGTTCATAGCGCCTATGGAGTCAGACATGGCTATGTTTTAGTAGATGTGAAGAAGCCAAGCTATGTATGGAAAATGATCAGTAGTAGTCAATCTATACCCAAGAAACAACAAACATACTCTGAATCTGTATATTGAAAGAAGTTCTTTTTGTAAATTGGGAGAAATGTTGTCCTCCTACCAACTTTAGGACAAGTATCACTACAAATGATGTACCATATAAAGGAAGTTTACTTTTTCCCCTTATCTGTAAAAAGGCTAAACATTATTTGCACTTTCAATGTATCAATCTTAAGTCCTCTTGATTTTCCCAATGCTttgttaatatacagtagcatGGTCATGCGTAATAAAAGTTATTTCAAATGGCCTATTTTGTATTATCGGAAAGGAATAAGCCAGaggccctatatatatatatatttctgatTGTGGTTGTTTGTGATTTATACCAGCACACCACGAGTGATTGTATTTGTCGCCCCTCTTGAAGCTTAAATACAATAGAGCATCAATACTCTTGTCAAATGAGTACGCCCCTCCACACAACTAAATAAATCAAACAAAGGCACTTTTAACCATCACCTTTTATTTATACTTTATATTCACAACATAAAAAAAGATCTTGAAAGTAAGATACCTAGAACTGAGGAAAATAGTCTTAAAGAGACATTTCATTTTCACTGTAGCAACCAGGAAATACTATTTGACAATACAGATAAACAGTACAATAAAGGTGGACAAACGGGCACAATTTTCACGAGATATGACAAGTGGTAGTTACTCGCCTGTTTCCTTAAGGCACACAGACGCAAATGGGGTCAAAGGTTCTACTAAGCCACTGATCCGCATGTCAATGCAATTGTTTCATTGACATGATTAGGAAGTTTTCATAATAGACAAAACATAGAAGCACAACAGAACTCTTACTTATTCAGTCTTTATATTAGCACGGTTCTTGTTCAGGATATGTTCATTACAAAGTCATTCAGGATTACAAAGCACAGGAGTTGTACCCCCAAAAGTTTGGCCACTGCAAATAGTTAAAAAATTATgttaaggttaaaaaaaaaatcaaatggaACCCTCTTAGTGTTCTCCAACGCATTTGGAATTGAACAAAAGCAACGGACGTCAAAATTGACAAAATAAGGCTCAGAAAAAAACTGATCTAACAGTTAACATACAGAACAAAAACAGTATGGCCTGAGAGCCCAATGGGTCTGTAAGTACACAGCATTTCAGTCTATCCATGACTAGGAGCCCTTTTATTTCCCCTACTGACTTTAAGGCTTCATAAAAGATATTTTCGCCAGCAATGACACTAGCCGTCAAAGCCTTTACATCTGGATAATGATTTTCAAGGAATAACTGTCGTAGGTAGAGTAATAATGCACACAAAAGTAGAATATGTATCATGAACACTGTCCTGTATTGAGAAAGCAAATCAGGCATAACATGAAATGTAAAAGTTACACAATTAAGACTaagagttttttttaaacaattttttaAATAGTTGACCTGTACAAATGATAAAAAAATTAAAGACTTGGCAAATGTAATGCAGCAAAAAGAAACAAACAAAGGCTTGCTGGAAATATTTTAAAAGGCGATATGTgacaaacatttaaaataaaaaaaacgtagATACACACTCTTATGGTTTTATTTCGCTATAGACTGTAGCTTTACGCATAACCATGATACTTAAGACGTGCCAAAATATAAACTCCAGAAAGAATTTAGACTACATCGAATACCGGAGTACACTGGCACATTGAATGTAGCGACCGATCATTTATGAAATTCTAAAATGATTTGTTCCAACGCAAATAGGACTAGACATACCAAGTAAattaatatgaaatatattttgctcCCCAGACACAAAACATTGCATAAATGTTCTCGGAAATCTGTACcatcaaaataaatatttgatatGATTCAAACCAGAACAGATGTGAACTGGTTTCGGTTATTCCAATTGTTTTAAAGACCAAATCGTGTACACTGTGTTGAACCTTTCCTGAGTGATAGATATCTGGCGGAGACATTAAAGCCTTCTTCATACCTGACTTCTAACCTGACTTTTGGCCTCTTTTGGCATCTTCAACGGTTCGTCTcccctgttttttttctctctctctgtgtcctcagtcacaatacacccATGCATTTGGCAACACTACTAGGGGACACTGGGAGAGACACAGTTACGCTGTACTAGACCAATACAGAGACAGGGTCAGAGATGGGGATTTAAACACGGAATGAAATGTGGCGTGGTTAGAGATAGCTGTACAGGAGACGTGTTACGGGGAAAAGACCTTGTGGTGTTGGTCCAACAGAGTTCTGGTGAAGTTATTGATGGGGCCGATGGCACTGAGTGTCATGGCCGCGTCTTGTCCCCATAGCAGGTTGGGTCCGAACACCACTGCCAGGTTGGCGTTGTTCATCTTGTTGATCTCACTCTGTGCAGACACCTACATGGGCAAGCATGCATATTTGTAGAATATCAATAAGAACAAAACAACTCACTGGTTTATTTACACAAACCGGTGAGGGCCAGTGTCGCCAGGCAGTATTAAATGCCAAGATCGAAGACTATTTTAGACAGAAGCCTAAAATAACAGGCCTCCAAAGAAAAATGGAGTGTTTGCAGAGCTTCTGAGAAGTATTCAGCTGGGGATATGATGTGACAGAAAACATACCTGCACcaggaactcaatgaggaacttCAGGGAGGCATAGTTCTCCTCAGGGAGCATTGCCAGCATGTTCCGGATCGCAGTCACTTGGGAACTGTTGTCAACATCTGAGGAATGAGTATAACAAATACACCGTTTATATTATACTGCTATGACTTAAAACTATCCTCTAAGGATTACGACCTACAAAACAAATTGACAGCTATAGTGATATTTTGTATACCTATAGTAAATCAAACGTAAAAATATATCCCCATTGTCTACTGTGTGGAGGATAAGAGAGTCTTCCCCAGACTTACTGTGGAAGTTGACAATGTCGTTGTAGAGCTGGTAGGTGAGGAGGGGTTCTGGTAGTTCTCTGAGGAATGTCTTGAGGATGACAGCTGCCAGGTGAACGTCCTCCATCTGGGAAAAACTCACCTCCTCACCTGGAGCCACAGACGGACAAAATTACAGACACAGACAATCAcaggctccatgtcatctacaagacactgctaggtaaagtccccccttatctcagctcgctggtcaccatagcatctcccacctgtagcacacgctccagcaggtatatctctctagtcacccccaaaaccaattctttctttggccgcctctccttccagttctctgctgccaatgactggaacgaactacaaaaatctctgaaactggaaacacttatctccctcactagctttaagcaccaactgtcagagcagctcacagattactgcacctgtacatagcccacctataatttagcccaaacaactacctctttcccaactgtatttaatttttatttatttatttattttgctcctttgcaccccattatttttttatttctactttgcacattcttccattgcaaaactaccattccagtattttacttgctatattgtatttactttgccatcttggccttttttgcctttacctcccttctcacctcatttgctcacattgtatatagacttgtttatactgcattattgactgtatgtttgtttttactccatgtgtaactctgtgtcgttttatctgtcgaactgctttgctttatcttggccaggtcgcaattgtaaatgagaacttgttctcaacttgcctacctggttaaataaaggtaaaataaaataaaataaataaacagtcgTACAAATCCCAAAGCTACAGCCAAAGAGGTAATTAGGTCTACCCAGGGATTTCAAGACCAGATATGATTTTTTTTAGATATTCATTTAAGAGTATCAATGAGTGAAAATCATTCACCAGAGTTATATCTGTGCTGAACATCCTTAACGAGGGTCACGTTGGCTGACCGCCGGAATATCCCCTCAATTTCAAGACCTAAGACAGGACAGAAAATGGGGGAAACCATAGAAACAAAACAGTTTGTAAAACAGAACCAAATAACAGAATTAGCCTTGTTTTGCAAGTCAAATACTAATCCAGGTACAGTATCCATGAAATTACAATGGAATTGTCCAAAAGATGATCATCAGAACAAAGACTCAAAAGTTGAACCCATCATCATCAAGCAAAATTACCACTGGTAAAACATGCAAAAAACAGTGCTCACCTTGTTCCATTAAGAAGGCCACTGTGTCTTGCATCACTAATGGAACTGCTTCATTGTCAGATCTTCTCGCTCTTAGCCTTGACAAATCAACAAGAACAAAGCACTTAAAAACCTTTGAAACATACACAGGAGAATATCTTACGTACGTAACGTTAAGGTCGGATATTGAGGGAGTAAAATGCAACAGCCCTCATCCCTCATCCAGCTACCTACGTTGGCAAGGGGACTCCAAACTGTTGATTGGGCAGTGGTGGACTGCGGGGGGGGGACATCTGGGCCTGAACTGACGCTTTCAGTGAGGCTCGGATTTTTTCATCATAGCTAACGATTTTGGGTGTGAGAAAGCAGAGTAACGCACTTGATATAGTCAGATATCACAAATAGACATCCATTACACAAGAGTGAATAATTCAATGCCAATGTTGAGATACAGTAGTCACACGTAAAGTGTGAGAAATGTTCTTACTCTCGCACCCGGGTGGGTATCACTAGCTGCTCACACTTAACAATGTCCTCCAGTTCACTCAGGTAGTTGATGTAGTTGATCTTTCGTCCAAACTTGAAGCTAGAAAAGAAAGGATTCATCACAAATGGCAAACACTTTACAGTTAAAGGAATAGAGCGCATATCTGGTGCTGGAATTCTAACCTGATTAGAGGCTTGAAGAGGATGAGAAGAGTCTTGATGAACATGGTGGGGTGgacaatgtacagtgccttgatGTTCTTCTTGTACCTGAAGAAAACAGAGCAGTCAGCAAAAGTAAACTTTTGTTGTTAGAGAAGTCAAGCCATAAGTGCAAATAAAGCACGTTTTTATAGACTTAAGTATGGGTGAGGGCAAAGTCCACTTCCTCTTCGGCTTTAGTTTTCCGATTCAGATCTCTGGTGAAATGGAGTGCATCTCATCATTCATAGGTGAAAAACTAGCAAATGTGCTTTGCGACTATGGTCCCCAGTGTCTGGCTAGAGGTAGGCGGGGACTCACTTCCGGTCAAATTCTCTGTAGGCATCTCTCAGCCAGCTGAGCGATGGCTTGTTCTCACTGGTGAGGCCATTATGGAAGTAGATGAGGGTGTAGTCGCTCTCAACATACTGGTCCAGGGTGGCCTTCAGATACCTGGATGATAGTATGATAGTTGAGAAGTCAATCCTTATCACATGAAATCACAAACAACGACGACTACTGACTTGACTAGCAGCGGAGGGGGGAAAATCAAAGCACAAACAAGAAGCAATTTATTAGAAATTTGGCAGTATGAAAATGTCTCAATAATCTCTAACAGTAACACCCACATCAGTAGCTTGTGGTGGTCCAGTTCGTGGTGAGGGGGCATTCGACAGGCGTTGAAGACAATCACCTTCCTGCCAAAGTTATCGTCACCTTGACAGCAGATTGAGAGCGGAAAAACAACGTCAATGGGATCCAAGACTGAACATGATATTCAGCACAGAAAAGCTACACAAGTAGAGACAAAGTTCTTACCTGCTACTTCTACAATCTGATGCCTGGCAATATCAtagtatgggtggtcccaggtcAGGTGTGACCCCTCCCCCAACCGCTTGGATATGTCCGTCTCTGTTGAGAGATTCAACCACACATGACACACGACACACATTAACCCACACATGACCACGACATCCGCATTGTGTACTTCTGCCAGCAGCAATCTGCAGGCCACACTGACTAAACCAATGCCCTTCTCACAGAGTTAGTCATTAACATGCAGTTGCCCGAGGCGGGTTGAGACAGTGTGCGCTTCATTTGGTATCTCATAAGATGAACCCTTGTTCCCTTCTCTTTTATCATCTGTTCATGAATAATTAGTAATGATTTTGAGAATAATTCAAACTCTAAATCATGGTGCTGTAGATGCATCTATTAGCCACAAATAATGGCATTCGTCTTCAACCTCCCCACCCCTCTAACTCCAAT is a window of Oncorhynchus kisutch isolate 150728-3 linkage group LG3, Okis_V2, whole genome shotgun sequence DNA encoding:
- the arhgap1 gene encoding rho GTPase-activating protein 1, yielding MSSDLLVDLNDDLGVDDPPSNALDLLKLSPMGDKLWPPDDSSMSKSETDISKRLGEGSHLTWDHPYYDIARHQIVEVAGDDNFGRKVIVFNACRMPPHHELDHHKLLMYLKATLDQYVESDYTLIYFHNGLTSENKPSLSWLRDAYREFDRKYKKNIKALYIVHPTMFIKTLLILFKPLISFKFGRKINYINYLSELEDIVKCEQLVIPTRVRDYDEKIRASLKASVQAQMSPPRSPPLPNQQFGVPLPTLRARRSDNEAVPLVMQDTVAFLMEQGLEIEGIFRRSANVTLVKDVQHRYNSGEEVSFSQMEDVHLAAVILKTFLRELPEPLLTYQLYNDIVNFHNVDNSSQVTAIRNMLAMLPEENYASLKFLIEFLVQVSAQSEINKMNNANLAVVFGPNLLWGQDAAMTLSAIGPINNFTRTLLDQHHKVFSP